The Glycine max cultivar Williams 82 chromosome 17, Glycine_max_v4.0, whole genome shotgun sequence genome contains the following window.
AGGATATTCAGGCGCATTCTAAGTGAGTCTCCACGCTGGGCACCACTCTTCTTgtttataaaaactaacaatGGTCTTGCATCCGGAGGCAGATCAATCAAATCATATTTCTGCTTCACTCCTAATGAGTGGGATTCATCCTtctgattgattgatgaattgcGTCTAAGAGTGGGTTTTCTATCCAACTTATTATCTAATTCACTATCTTGATGTCGAACCTCCTTATTCGAGCTACTTTTTTCACCCACTTCATGATGACCATTATGTATTTGATGAGAATCACCAGTGCTTTCGGTGGACACTTCACCAATGCTCTCACTGTTCCCAGATTCAACAGATGGTTCATTTCCATGTTTGTACTTTTTGCTCTGGTTCCTAATACTTGCCCGAACTGATGATGCTATTTCATTTGCCCCATGAGTAATTGAACTCAAAAATCCACCTGGCAAGTTCCAGTTCAATTCCTTCACATACAGTGGTGATAGTATCAATCTTCTAAATTGGCCCAAATCGCAAATATCACCCGTTTCATTAGACATTGTACTATGACAATCAACATGTACTAAACGTTGGCACCACAAGCAAGACCATATAGGGGAACCACTGAGGAACGTCCCACCACATGGCTCTTCACAGTAACTACAGAGAGCAGTTTCGTCAGGTTGGTCAGCTACATCTATCCAACGAACAGTCCATTGGTGTGTGACATGCTCATATCCAATCATAGAAACACACTTGCAGTCCTTGTGTGCACTAGAGGAACAGCTCAGATGAGCTACTGCACCACAAGTACAGCAACGGTGGATGAAACCTTCAGAAGCTACTATAGGCCCAAGGGTTTGAGAGGGTGACATGGACTTAAAACACACACAGCAGTTTAAATTCTTTGCACGAGATGCAGATTCTAGATCCCATGTATGAGGGGCCGCAGGAATTTTGTGCCTTGCCTTTGGATTTTTCTTAGATCTAGCTATCGCTTTCATCCAACTTAGATTGATGTTTCTCCTCCATTGAAAGGCCGTGTAGGCTATGGTCAAAATTCCAACAAGAGCAGCAACAACACAAGATATAACAAAAAGCTGATCAGTCGGATTCTTGTTATTCCAACTGTAAAATAACAACTCAAAATCTCTGTCATCATCCATTCCTCAACTATATAATTCTAAAATATACAACTGTATTGCCAGTATAATTTGCTTTGTTGTGACAATCCAAGTTAACTACAATAAATGCCTAACTATAAATCATAAACCTCAGTGTGTATAAACAACATAAAGAAATCACACCCCATATGTCTCATTCTTCaatcaaaattcataaataGGCCATTCCAAGCTGTGTAATACATGAGCACTTATCCTTCTTCTCTTAAGAAACATATTGAACAAGAAAGGCATTCCTCATCcctattttttctcaaaagcATCTTCTTCCAATCTCTTTTTGAGAACTTAAAACTTCTAAACCCCAGCAAGAGTATGAACGACAAGCATACAGAATACCTGCATCCAAGAAAAAATCTAGAACATTAAAAACGGGGGAGAAAAACAATTCTCCAACATATTACTCTTGCGTGTTGTTGATCCTCATCATatagtataattataattgtaacaaaataacaaagtaTAAGTCTATATGACATATATTAAAAACTGAAATGctacattttaaaacaaaaaacagtttATAGAGCAGCGAAAACGCCAACCTCAAATTCTCAGAAACGAAACAGACACGAAACTCATTCCCAATCAGCTATAGCATCAATTATTCTAAACAtttaaaatgtcaataattaaGAATTGATCGTTTATTATTATGGCATGAAACGAAAGTAGCTTACAGTTGCGGTTGCGCATGCGAGATCGAGATTAGATCAAACCCTAGCTGATCGGGAGAGAAAAATTATAGTCGGAGAAGAagcgagaaaaagaaaaaaaaaaaaaaaaaactgagacAGATAGAATCTATGCAAGCAAGTTCCGAAACAAAGCGTACCTTTTTCTTAATagagaagaaaggaaaagaaaaaatattttagtaaaactggaagaaaattaataaatctagTTCTCTATGTTGCTTTTTTAGCgctttataacttataagagtgaaattaatatatatatatatatatatatatatatattattttttttaattttgttgtaacTTGTGTTTGCTGGGAGAAGATTCTGTGATGAAGATGTGACCTGAAAGAATCTCCATACCAATTGGATTCCTACGGTTTTTTTTACTAATGCCACGTGTATTTTCAAATAATTCGAATCCGAAATCCGGAATCAATGTTTaaacaaagataatttatacttagtATCACTTGATCAACGCACTTgtggtaaaaagtaaaaactcaACTTtacaatattaaacaaaaaatcctTCTTaagagattttaaattttaataatatcttccatttttttagaagaatatcttccaaattcttaaataattattttgaataattgtgtttttaattttaagaattattctTTAATGAATATATGGTTAGGAGTTTTTCTTcaacaaaagtatttttaaaattttgaatttttatctcttttaatttatttttttcatttttatttttttaaaagatattattaataattaaacttaaatttctattataatataaattgtttattatatatctaaattataatttataatttaaattttcagtcaagaaaagtatttatttttatcaaaattaattataatataatttatatatttaaaaaatatttatgcttAGTTGTATATTTTATGTCACCcaactataattaattttaaattttacaaccGAAGTTTTTTTTCACGCATTTtatgatcattttttaaaaaaatgcgcATTTTATCGCTTTTTTAGCATGTTATTAGCTCGATTTTAGCGCAGGAGATCGGGGTTGAGCAGAAGTTAATATACCATGTAAGCCAAGAGTTGTGTGGTATTGAATTGAGATACCAAAAGTTGGAGGAGTTACTTCCAAAGCTATCGGCTGTAGTTCGAATTAATGAGTCACTCAGACAAATTCTCCCAAAAAGACTTAGCCGAACGGAAGGTGAAGTTGTCAAAGTTCAACATCTTATAGCAAGATCATGCCTAGGGTTTGAGACCTAGCccataaacatttaaaaaagcaTGTGTAATACGTCAATCCACATCAGGAGCGGTTGCATTGAAAGAGTATGTATCTCGTCAATAACAAGTGATCCATTAATGTAGGATTTCATCGTACATTCAGTCAAGTGGTTAACATGTGTAAAAATAATGACAACTCGATCAACCTATGATGGATGGAATACCCAAGTCCTTGGCCTCAAATACGAGAGCACCAAGAAGTTCAAGTTAAGGATAAGATTCTAGTGATAAATAACAACTAAAATACACAATCTTTCAATCTCAAATACACAAACACAAATCTTTCAATTTTGAATACATAAACACAAAGAAATTCAAGTCAAAGATAAGATTCAATCGACAAATAATCAATGGCATGCCcatttaaatatatgatttcttacatataataatattacattttcatcattataccttttttttcaaaactttttgttttgtttttaattatttattattcataatttcaCGGCAACTATTATTATAGCTTatcaattaagaattaaaactaatatttcAGTAAATTTTGTTGACAAGTATTTAACGTAATTTATATTCATACTCAAATCAACacatatgattaaattaaaagaattacaCACCATTTATCTGTTATTTAGTGGGGAACTTGTCTTCGATTTACTACATAATTACATATGTTGATggattattttccttttaccaaCGAAGCAAGGGGTTTAATAGTCATTTACTATTTGATCCATCCTCTGAAGAACTATAAGATGCCCTTCCTCTGTGCATGCACTCATACAACTGCGCAGAGCCACTCGGAGCCGCTGCTCAACTCAGCAATGGAAACCCTAGACTCAGCACGGTCAACTCCTTCAAAAACCACCGACTCTAATCCTCAAACCTCATCTCCATTGCCGTCATCGGTGCTCAGGTTATGGAGGCCAGTAGCGTAGAAACCAGTGGTCACATGCCAGCTTCGTGTGAAAATCGATGGTTCTCTGCTTCTTCCGCAGGAAGATATCACGCACTCGGCAAGTATCATCTTTACCAACGGTATTAATCCGCTACGTTCCATACTTCTTCTCGTTTCCATTGCTGGTTTTCGCATTCAGAAGCAAAACCACAGGAACATTGTGAACGAACTTAGTTGAATTTGGATGTTTTCTGCGATGGATTTTATTTCACATGTTTGTGTTTGTTAAGCATTCCTGCTTTAGTGTGGTACTTGTTTTTAGTCATCCAGAATcagaaattgttttttattgtgtttggtgtgtaaGGTGCGTGTGGTTATGTTTTGTAGGTACATGCATATGACATCAAACTGGTTTTCATAATTCACTTTATCAGGGTCCTTGGGTTCGGCTAGAGAGATCATAGGTTTAATTCCTGATgtactaaaagataaaagaaacgtttaatttgcttttaaattgCTACTTTTTGTGTGATTCTGAATGGTGACCCTCATTGTGGGTTTGAGGTTAGAAAATCTAGGCAACGACATTTATGTTTCTGCTCTTATTTGCAGAAGTGGTTGATGTGCTTTAATCAGATGCCTCAGCTATTCAATTCTTTGATGttttttgaattataattatGCAGAAATGTTCAGTGGCCTCACTTATTTTGGGACCCCTTGGTTCTAAATGTCTCCAAGTGTTTGGATAGTCAAAAGGGCACTTTTTTCTCATTATGTAATCATATTAACTGCATTCAAGCAtatttgtcctttttttttcattttctatctcTCTTTTTCAGATCCCAGTTGGGGTTGGGGTTGTTTAAGATTCTAAGGGAATTGTCTTTAGGCTGGTGTGCAAGAGGAGACCATCTTGGTAGTAGGGAGATTAGCTATAGGTCCAAGAAGGAGTGATTAGGGTCTTGCAAGTTGGAAATCTGGTGTCCAAAAACATTGCTTTGGCTGATGTGCTTAATCATCAGGAATTAAACCTATGATGTCTCTAGCAAAACCCAAAGGCATGCAGTGCTTTGTTTTCCCTGATAAAGTGAATTATGAAATGCAATTTGTTGTCATCGAGTGATATCCCGAATAGCTAGCTTTAAGAAATACTATTCAGAGTATGGTTTTGACTAGAATGGATGGGATGTTAACCTAGTGATTATTACTAATGCAATGCCAGTCCCTGAAAGTTTTTTTGAGTCTAGGTGAAGGTTTCTATAGTAggtttttgtctttttgaggATATTTGGGTGGAATAATTTGTTCTCCTGTAGGCTTTGCTACTTCTCTAGAATGTTTTTCTATCCATAATTTCTATTTCTGAGgggtttgatttttctcaaccTAACAAAAAGAGAGATGACTTAAATCCTTTCTGCTTTCACAGAAAAATTCATCAGAATAAAAAATTGGGTTATTTTCATATCTGTGTTCAGGTTGATACCTTATTCTCTTGTCAGTCTTATTATTCTCTGCCCttaaaatttcttcttttattgggtaaaaaaaaacctttaaagTATTTTGGCATCATTTTAATATCTATTGCTATGGTTATTGTACTTGTTTGTTTCAGGAACTGCGAAGGAGCGAATTAGTGTTGTCTTATAGGGACATGGTATGTCATATCTATGCTGTTATATTTCAAACTTGaaccatttatatatttttacttgcaAATAAATGTAATGAGTATACATTATGGCATGTATTTAATTGGGTAAGCTGCTTGCTCTTCTGAAAATTAGTTGTTGATGCCATATTCAATGACTTACAGATTTTTGTTCGATGAAGAGGGAAAGCACCCACACCTGTGTGCACAGACAATGACATACAAAATTCTAGTGCCTCTTAATTCCTTTTAATGGGAAGTAGTAAATTGCAATCCAAAAAGAAGTGTTGCTAGAAAATATAGCTGTCACATATTCATAGCCAATGGAGTCAACTGTTCAGTTAATGATACTGAAtgtatttatctatttaatttatgtaaCTTCAGGTGGGCATTGTAAGTGACATGATCAATGTTAGCAGATCAATGAAGTGTTTCTTCAAAGGATCAAACAATAGTTCGCTGTTACACTTTTCTTATAATTCTGCAGACCAGAGTGATTCTGGAGATGGTGGTGGAATTCCAGCATTTACGTTTTATTCAATCACTTCACATGGTATGACAATATTTCCTAATTAAGCATTGATCCATTTTACAGTTATCCGGTTCTTCAGAGATGATTGCTAGTTGTTTCCCCAGTTTTATTATGCACCTATTTTAATGAAGTAGCACTTCAGATCTAGCTAGGGATAGGTATTCATAGTAGAAACTTTTAGTCCTTGGGAAGtaatattgttttcattttcaacattTTATAGTTACTTGCCATAGGTTGAGTTTATGGAAAAGTTTACTGAGACTGTATTTCACAATTTTTCCCTTTAAGTTGGATAAAgattttaaattgtaatataatcCAATGAAGGGAAAGAGAATTTTACAGAATACATACTGTTTCTTTTTGATAGAGTTGTCAAGTCTTAAAAGTACTATGCATAGTTAGACACTTAGACAATGTTAGAGGGTTTAAGTTTTGGTTAGCCCaaatattatgaaattttttaaattgtttcaaGAGAAGCATAAATGAATGTGTTCACTTGTATTCATGAGAAGTTCCACAAGATGAGTTATGCTAAATCTGACAATATAATATTCAATGATAACAATGTTTCCTCCACTTGGGAATCACTAATCAGTGCATATCTTTAGTTTTCTTTCCATATAACCAAAACACAGGGGAAACAACATGCTAGCAGCTATGCATTACCTGACAAATTATTCATGTAAATTATGCTAAAATTACAAGTTTTGAAATCACAGAGAAATTTGCTGATTTAGCATGGAACTGTGTTTGAAggtgaatttcaatttcttcgATTTTCTTTTTCCCATTTATATTTGATTCCTACCTTTGGTCTTATTGGGGAACTTATTTCAAATGGGCAGCGATTACTTGTTCTTGAATTTATGTCCATTAGTTATGACACTTCAGCAGTTAAACAGTTGCATTGGTCAACTCAGCTTTATGATGATGAATTTAAAGATTTGAGAGACTGCAATTTGTACTGTGTAGTGACTCATGGGCCAGTTCCACCAAGATTAAGGGATGGGAAATCTGGCATTGATGCTTTAAGATTTGACAACCAACCCAATCCCGAGGTTTTACAGGTGTTGTATTTAATACCACATTTGCTCttgaattaattgtaaaaatGTCTATATTTGaggtttaaaaatataaaattgatatattaCCATCAATTTGACACTTTGAAATTGCACGGTCTGAAAATCTAAACTACTCTATGATACATTAGTCATAGTTTAGACTGAATTTAATTGGCTTGCCATTTTAAGTTGGGAGAATAAATTTCTCAGGCGTTTGCAAATTGCATTGACTGGACCTTTTTCttgggggggggaggggggggagGATAGGCTAACATGAGTCTGGTGTAGTTTTTATCACTTTCAATACAATGTCTATGCCAGGTTTCATTCACAGTTTCTTATATTGGAGTCCCCCTCGCTTTCTGGTTAATGAATTAATGTAAGGACAGTGATTCAGTGACTACATTTTGGTATATAAGTATGGGAAATGAACTTATGCaattactaaaattaaaaaactggaACGCATGTTTGGAAGTGGATTACCTAGGAATACTgtgcaaattattattttctcccTATTTTTTATGCCATTGAACAAAATACTTCTGCAAGTTTGAACAATGCATGCCTTTTCTATGTGGTATATAGTTTCCTTTctatattgatattatttaat
Protein-coding sequences here:
- the LOC102667258 gene encoding uncharacterized protein, coding for MINVSRSMKCFFKGSNNSSLLHFSYNSADQSDSGDGGGIPAFTFYSITSHVTHGPVPPRLRDGKSGIDALRFDNQPNPEVLQVYLTTWLAEVNMSLPK
- the DGK11 gene encoding diacylglycerol kinase 1 — encoded protein: MDDDRDFELLFYSWNNKNPTDQLFVISCVVAALVGILTIAYTAFQWRRNINLSWMKAIARSKKNPKARHKIPAAPHTWDLESASRAKNLNCCVCFKSMSPSQTLGPIVASEGFIHRCCTCGAVAHLSCSSSAHKDCKCVSMIGYEHVTHQWTVRWIDVADQPDETALCSYCEEPCGGTFLSGSPIWSCLWCQRLVHVDCHSTMSNETGDICDLGQFRRLILSPLYVKELNWNLPGGFLSSITHGANEIASSVRASIRNQSKKYKHGNEPSVESGNSESIGEVSTESTGDSHQIHNGHHEVGEKSSSNKEVRHQDSELDNKLDRKPTLRRNSSINQKDESHSLGVKQKYDLIDLPPDARPLLVFINKKSGAQRGDSLRMRLNILLNPVQVIELSSTQGPEMGLYLFRKVSHFRVLVCGGDGTVGWVLNAIDKQNFVSPPPVAILPAGTGNDLARVLSWGGGLGPVERQGGLTTFLQHIEHAAVTVLDRWKVTISNPQGKQQLQPTKFLNNYLGIGCDAKVALDIHNLREENPDKFYNQFMNKVLYAREGAKSIMDRTFADLPWQIRVEVDGVEIEVPEDAEGVLVANIGSYMGGVDLWQNEDENYDNFDQQSMHDKILEVVSISGTWHLGKLQVGLSRARRLAQGQSIKIQLFAMFPVQIDGEPWFQQPCTINITHQGQAFMLKRVAEEPLGPASAIIAEVLENAETHNVINTSQKRALLHEMALRLS